The following coding sequences lie in one Actinomycetota bacterium genomic window:
- a CDS encoding PEP/pyruvate-binding domain-containing protein, producing the protein MRKMQYIANNKKLHNSFLCSENDRFQSAMIVVELKNNLSVRELGGKGYSLGVLIKNNFDVPKGFVIISEAFFKFLKYNGLTEKIEKLASKIDKENYKEESLKIKDLILEGKIPEDIVLEIKESLNNLNAQHVSIRSSAVSEDSLKASFAGMHDTFLNIKSEPNIVLNYIKKCWASLFNERAVAYRIRMGFTHLEGMAVVIQEMIPAEISGTTFTAHPDTRDMSIMVI; encoded by the coding sequence TTGAGAAAAATGCAGTATATAGCTAATAACAAGAAATTACACAACTCTTTTTTATGTTCTGAAAATGATAGGTTTCAATCAGCAATGATAGTAGTAGAACTTAAAAATAATTTATCAGTGAGAGAGTTAGGGGGCAAAGGATACTCTTTGGGTGTTCTTATTAAAAATAACTTTGATGTCCCCAAAGGTTTTGTCATCATATCTGAGGCTTTTTTTAAGTTTTTAAAGTATAATGGTCTAACAGAAAAGATAGAAAAATTGGCATCCAAGATTGATAAAGAGAATTACAAGGAAGAAAGCTTAAAGATTAAAGATTTAATTTTGGAAGGAAAAATACCCGAAGATATAGTTTTAGAGATAAAGGAATCCCTAAATAATCTAAACGCTCAACATGTCTCCATAAGATCATCTGCTGTAAGTGAAGATAGTTTGAAAGCCTCGTTTGCTGGTATGCATGATACATTTTTAAATATAAAGTCAGAACCCAATATTGTCTTAAATTATATAAAGAAATGTTGGGCATCTCTTTTTAATGAAAGAGCGGTGGCCTATCGAATAAGAATGGGATTTACTCATTTAGAAGGTATGGCTGTGGTTATCCAAGAAATGATACCCGCAGAGATCTCTGGAACTACATTTACCGCACATCCTGATACTCGAGATATGAGTATCATGGTGATAG